In Bacillus sp. 2205SS5-2, the sequence TTCTTAATAGTCGTTGTGAGTTTGTAAGATTTAGTAGTCGGTTGCTGTAAGAATTTAGTAGATTCCAATCTTTTTGAACAAATTGTTGGATTTGCCAGTTTTCTAATGAAAGATTTTCTTTGGATAAACCCCGCTGTTGGATGTCTTTTTCAATTGCAGAAGCTTTATGCTTTCGTTTTAATCTTCTTTCATGCACAACGATGGTTCCTGCGACAATATCACCCATTCGCTTATGTTTCGAGTGGAGAAAAATCATTGCAATGCCCAAGAAATAAGCCGTAGGTAACGAATCGATTAATCTTAATAGGTTACGAATAAAGCTGGATAATAGCGTGATACTGTGCCCGTTCTCTTGGATCACAACGATCCCTATAAGCCGTTTACCTACTGTTTTCCCTCCCCAGAAATATTCCAGGGCAAAAAAAT encodes:
- a CDS encoding RDD family protein, whose protein sequence is MQEERVDIVTPEYVPLQFQTAGLGSRAAAHIIDQLLLTVINILMIVIFILTATGEVSVIGLTTLSSYLIGFFIVLIFLINWGYFFALEYFWGGKTVGKRLIGIVVIQENGHSITLLSSFIRNLLRLIDSLPTAYFLGIAMIFLHSKHKRMGDIVAGTIVVHERRLKRKHKASAIEKDIQQRGLSKENLSLENWQIQQFVQKDWNLLNSYSNRLLNLTNSQRLLRTKQMAQILFPKIGLEVDGKAQIELENTLLILYLVLKDEWEFEV